The Thermocrinis ruber genome has a window encoding:
- the fliS gene encoding flagellar export chaperone FliS, which produces MINNPYLENMVANANPVRLVIMLYEKAINCLENALEIGDTEDFDMQKSKYEEIGRALEIISVLDAVLDMEKGGEIAKNLREIYRSLTDELTYQMLKEDKERLEKVIKILKNLKSAWEEVERIHYGKAQKVAPGV; this is translated from the coding sequence ATGATAAACAATCCCTATCTTGAAAACATGGTGGCAAACGCAAACCCAGTAAGGCTCGTTATAATGCTCTACGAAAAGGCTATAAACTGCCTTGAGAACGCCCTTGAGATAGGAGACACAGAAGACTTTGACATGCAAAAAAGCAAGTATGAGGAGATAGGAAGGGCTTTGGAAATAATAAGTGTGTTGGATGCAGTCCTTGATATGGAAAAGGGTGGAGAGATCGCAAAAAACCTAAGGGAAATATACAGATCTCTTACGGACGAACTGACCTACCAGATGCTAAAGGAAGACAAGGAAAGGTTGGAAAAGGTGATAAAAATTCTCAAAAACTTAAAGTCCGCTTGGGAGGAGGTGGAAAGGATCCATTATGGAAAAGCTCAAAAGGTTGCTCCTGGAGTGTGA
- the fliD gene encoding flagellar filament capping protein FliD, with protein sequence MAGEIYFSNLTGKLDWGYIVDQLLRLKSLPLERMANEANQLKAKQESLSKLANSIDAFNNLFSNLSVDDFFKSKSANSSNTNVLTATATAETPNVTLNLSVIQLSSKEVRLSKGGVSDLGSNISWSAFTITYKKGPNPEDVETFTVEGGSGTLKDLVDKINKSAESKIIASVFYDGSQYKLMLSEKGEALSTVETDANAGTYVISTSGLVINGQSDLDDTPLQQAKNAKVQVGTTIVQSPTNRIENLLPGLTLELKATGDATVSIVDDYSRVRNFFADFVAKYNAVIKQVNEMTDKDKGLFQGDQIITGVKNSLAGMLDPLFKYGIVSYNEDGTLTFNSSAIDELANKDPQELRRLVETVKTNYGSYLERARIDFQSFISDYQSRIDRLTQNMAKFREQLLQEEQRLKLEFSKVEMFMNQAQETMDRIKNFIVSLSEMQGGRR encoded by the coding sequence ATGGCTGGGGAAATATACTTTAGCAACTTGACTGGTAAGCTTGACTGGGGCTATATAGTGGACCAGCTTCTTCGCTTGAAGTCTTTGCCCCTTGAGAGAATGGCTAATGAGGCAAATCAGCTAAAGGCTAAGCAGGAGAGCCTTTCAAAGCTTGCAAACTCCATAGACGCCTTCAACAATCTCTTTTCAAACCTTTCGGTGGATGACTTTTTTAAATCAAAATCTGCAAACTCTTCCAACACCAATGTCCTGACAGCCACAGCCACTGCGGAAACACCAAACGTTACCCTTAACTTAAGCGTAATTCAGCTCTCTTCAAAGGAAGTTAGACTTTCCAAAGGGGGTGTTTCTGACCTTGGTTCCAACATAAGTTGGTCTGCTTTTACCATAACCTACAAAAAAGGTCCAAACCCAGAGGATGTGGAGACCTTTACCGTAGAGGGAGGGTCGGGCACCCTCAAAGACCTAGTGGATAAGATTAACAAATCTGCAGAAAGCAAAATAATAGCAAGCGTTTTTTACGATGGGAGCCAGTATAAGCTCATGCTTTCGGAAAAGGGCGAGGCTTTGTCTACCGTAGAAACGGATGCGAATGCAGGTACTTATGTTATCTCCACCTCCGGTTTGGTTATAAACGGTCAATCTGACCTTGACGATACACCTCTCCAACAGGCTAAAAACGCAAAGGTCCAAGTTGGGACCACAATCGTCCAAAGCCCCACCAACAGGATAGAAAACCTCTTGCCCGGTTTAACCCTTGAACTAAAAGCCACAGGAGATGCAACTGTGTCCATTGTAGATGACTATTCAAGGGTCAGGAACTTTTTTGCAGACTTTGTTGCCAAATACAACGCGGTGATTAAGCAGGTAAATGAGATGACAGACAAAGACAAGGGGCTATTTCAGGGAGACCAGATTATTACAGGTGTTAAAAACTCCCTTGCGGGCATGCTTGACCCCTTGTTTAAGTATGGCATAGTTAGCTACAACGAAGATGGAACCCTAACTTTCAACAGCTCTGCAATAGATGAACTGGCAAATAAAGACCCTCAGGAGTTAAGACGCTTGGTGGAGACCGTAAAAACCAACTATGGATCCTACTTGGAAAGGGCAAGGATAGACTTTCAGTCTTTCATAAGCGATTATCAATCCCGGATAGATAGATTGACCCAGAATATGGCAAAGTTTCGAGAACAACTCCTACAGGAAGAACAAAGGTTAAAGCTTGAGTTTTCAAAGGTAGAAATGTTCATGAACCAAGCCCAAGAAACGATGGACCGTATAAAGAACTTTATAGTATCCCTGTCGGAAATGCAAGGAGGTAGAAGATGA
- a CDS encoding flagellar protein FlaG, whose product MRVGRVDQSFEYVDVKLNQQQVQPMDGALRKLQKEVDQQVQDAQEKRDIKPEELQKLIEEVKRKFDMLSKYLKIDIDQELEIPVVKIMEKDTNRVIRQIPPEYLLELMKRIDQLLGLLMERKV is encoded by the coding sequence ATGAGGGTTGGAAGAGTAGACCAAAGCTTTGAATACGTGGATGTGAAATTAAACCAACAGCAAGTCCAGCCTATGGATGGGGCTTTGAGAAAGCTCCAAAAGGAGGTGGACCAGCAGGTTCAAGATGCACAGGAAAAAAGGGATATAAAGCCTGAAGAGTTGCAAAAGCTTATTGAGGAGGTAAAGAGGAAATTTGACATGCTCAGCAAATACCTTAAAATAGACATAGACCAAGAGCTTGAAATACCCGTGGTAAAGATCATGGAAAAGGATACCAACAGAGTTATAAGGCAGATCCCTCCTGAGTATCTTTTGGAGCTAATGAAACGCATAGATCAGCTTTTGGGTCTGCTGATGGAAAGGAAGGTTTAA
- a CDS encoding flagellin: MRVNFNYEAASTHTAYLVNQREMGKSLLRLSTGMRILEASDDAAGLFIADQLSLVATGLQEGNRNISTGISALRIAENASGQIFDRLKGIYSRAVRAANDINDPNARAALQREVANLIDAIQKIGTDTEYNGIKLLDGTFRDKYIHYGARMDQVVNVSIADVRAQSLGAHIAQGLGATYTSGVADYGGTLTNLLNTTPGNEGALGIAGAANFRLDSGDYVRINGTTVYQYSGTPELVDAAKLAKNINENSNLKAIGIEAKAVNTSVANAYTSPVTVTGTPTIGEARVHLNFYVGDGTKNFTISNFASVDVSSVNTMGLDELVSQINSQASANGVPIVAMNDGGRLKLVTTNGETIAIEAEVEIINPADDGDIVIDYRQLLEGANIMSVSHDYTGATSYSAAVKVGRITIAANETFTLAYSGVSGTGEGLNFDITTGSSAIFSNLYTIDLSTNAGAERALMIVSKALQKVDTVRSQIGAVMNNLQSIFDAQKVAYDNTKQAENVIRNTDYAEEMSNFTSLQIKMQSTIAMLAQANALPQLVLQLLR, from the coding sequence ATGAGAGTAAACTTTAACTACGAAGCAGCATCCACACACACAGCCTATCTCGTCAATCAGAGGGAGATGGGCAAATCTCTGCTTAGGCTTTCTACTGGCATGAGGATTTTGGAGGCGTCCGACGACGCCGCAGGTCTGTTTATAGCAGACCAGCTTTCACTGGTTGCCACCGGTTTGCAAGAGGGCAACAGGAACATATCTACAGGTATATCTGCCCTACGGATCGCAGAAAATGCGTCCGGACAGATCTTTGACAGGCTAAAAGGCATCTACTCAAGGGCGGTAAGGGCAGCAAACGACATCAACGACCCCAACGCAAGGGCTGCCCTGCAGAGGGAAGTTGCCAACCTAATAGACGCCATCCAAAAGATCGGAACAGACACCGAATACAACGGCATCAAACTCCTTGATGGAACATTCCGGGACAAATACATCCACTACGGCGCAAGAATGGATCAGGTGGTGAATGTTTCCATAGCGGATGTGAGGGCTCAGAGCCTCGGTGCCCATATAGCGCAAGGTCTGGGTGCAACTTATACTTCTGGCGTAGCAGATTACGGTGGCACTTTGACTAACCTGCTCAATACAACACCTGGTAATGAAGGTGCTTTAGGCATTGCAGGTGCAGCAAATTTCAGGTTGGACAGTGGAGATTATGTAAGAATAAACGGCACAACGGTGTATCAGTATAGCGGAACACCCGAGCTTGTGGACGCCGCAAAGTTAGCAAAGAATATAAACGAAAATTCAAACCTAAAAGCAATAGGTATAGAGGCAAAGGCGGTTAATACAAGTGTGGCAAACGCTTACACCAGCCCTGTTACTGTTACTGGCACTCCAACAATTGGAGAAGCTAGAGTACACCTGAACTTCTACGTTGGCGATGGGACAAAGAATTTCACCATTAGTAATTTTGCAAGTGTGGATGTTTCAAGTGTAAATACCATGGGCTTGGACGAGCTCGTTTCCCAGATCAACTCCCAAGCCTCTGCCAATGGTGTGCCCATAGTCGCCATGAACGACGGCGGAAGACTAAAACTCGTCACCACCAACGGTGAAACCATTGCCATTGAGGCAGAAGTAGAGATAATTAACCCTGCTGACGATGGTGATATTGTAATTGATTATCGTCAGCTTTTGGAGGGTGCAAACATAATGTCAGTATCTCACGACTATACGGGCGCCACCAGCTATTCCGCAGCAGTGAAAGTGGGAAGGATCACCATAGCTGCCAACGAAACCTTCACCCTTGCTTACAGTGGTGTTTCAGGTACAGGCGAAGGCTTGAACTTTGATATAACTACCGGATCTTCCGCGATCTTCTCCAACCTCTACACCATAGACCTGTCTACTAACGCAGGAGCGGAACGTGCTCTGATGATCGTTTCCAAGGCACTGCAAAAGGTGGATACCGTCAGGTCTCAGATTGGTGCTGTTATGAACAATCTCCAATCTATATTTGATGCCCAAAAAGTGGCCTACGACAACACCAAGCAGGCGGAAAACGTAATAAGGAACACGGACTATGCAGAAGAAATGTCCAACTTCACATCACTACAGATAAAGATGCAATCCACAATAGCTATGTTGGCACAGGCGAACGCACTTCCTCAGCTGGTGCTCCAATTGCTCAGATAA
- a CDS encoding (2Fe-2S) ferredoxin domain-containing protein: MDFRHVFVCVQQRPPGHPMGSCSDRQSREVFQRFMEKQQMDPELFMSCMITPTGCLNACGVGPVVVVYPEGVWYGGVRPQDVDEIVEKHLKGGEVVERLVVSKGKPPGMF, from the coding sequence ATGGACTTTAGGCATGTTTTTGTTTGCGTTCAGCAAAGACCGCCAGGGCACCCTATGGGTTCCTGCTCAGACAGGCAGAGCAGGGAAGTCTTTCAGAGGTTTATGGAAAAGCAGCAGATGGACCCAGAACTCTTTATGAGCTGTATGATCACGCCTACCGGATGTTTAAACGCCTGCGGGGTAGGTCCGGTAGTGGTGGTCTATCCGGAGGGAGTTTGGTATGGAGGAGTTAGACCGCAGGATGTGGATGAGATCGTGGAAAAACACCTAAAGGGAGGAGAGGTTGTGGAGAGGTTGGTAGTATCTAAAGGAAAACCACCGGGTATGTTCTAA
- the hfq gene encoding RNA chaperone Hfq produces MSYRLQEAFLNTARKRKVKVTIFLINGVRIQGKIRSFDTFTILVEDGRQQTLVYKHAISTIVPAEKLQIEFEEEGVPGAG; encoded by the coding sequence ATGTCCTATAGGTTACAGGAAGCTTTTTTGAACACTGCGAGGAAGAGAAAGGTAAAGGTGACAATCTTTCTAATCAACGGAGTGCGGATTCAAGGCAAGATCAGGTCCTTTGACACCTTTACCATTCTTGTAGAAGATGGAAGACAACAAACTTTAGTCTATAAACACGCCATAAGCACCATAGTGCCCGCAGAAAAGCTCCAAATTGAGTTTGAAGAGGAAGGGGTGCCCGGTGCGGGCTAA
- a CDS encoding ADP-ribosylglycohydrolase family protein — MGDKFSAVIVGSALGDAIGKCVEDLTEEEVYSFYGGPVEGFVEPHPKSPAFGFEPWEVSDETTISILLLESILERKSIDPYHFFEKLLKWRKDEKSHRYPDPTLLTAIDLLSSGISLESAGFYSSSIEGALRSVVVGLFHFYNPYLSAEGGRLVSLITHRSKEIYDVSGMLSALISHLVSGEWNLEDTSERLELLSHLQEFAKYDANKRAIKKVQELLEEGSGLEEAIFQLGNSSYALEAFPLSLFIFLKNIENPQRAFFEAVNSYGKFGGDTDAIGYLVGAYLGAYFGMSAFDTELVEKLEKVDYYISLSERLWEITMENIPRRQDHVL; from the coding sequence ATGGGAGATAAGTTCAGTGCAGTTATTGTGGGCTCCGCCCTTGGGGATGCCATAGGTAAATGCGTGGAGGACCTAACGGAGGAGGAGGTTTATAGCTTTTATGGTGGTCCGGTGGAGGGCTTTGTGGAGCCACATCCCAAAAGCCCTGCCTTTGGCTTTGAACCATGGGAAGTCTCTGACGAGACCACCATAAGCATCCTTTTGCTCGAGAGCATTTTGGAAAGAAAGTCCATAGATCCCTATCACTTTTTTGAAAAGCTCCTCAAATGGCGTAAAGACGAAAAGAGCCATCGCTACCCAGACCCTACCCTTTTGACCGCTATAGACCTTTTATCCTCCGGCATTAGCTTAGAGTCTGCAGGTTTTTACTCTTCCTCCATAGAGGGTGCTCTAAGGAGTGTGGTAGTAGGGCTATTTCACTTTTACAATCCTTACCTTTCTGCAGAGGGTGGAAGGCTTGTGAGCCTGATAACCCACAGAAGTAAAGAGATTTACGATGTCTCTGGTATGCTCTCTGCTCTTATTTCCCATTTGGTAAGTGGAGAATGGAATCTGGAAGATACTTCAGAAAGACTTGAACTCTTATCTCACCTGCAGGAATTTGCAAAGTATGACGCAAACAAAAGGGCTATAAAAAAGGTCCAAGAACTTTTGGAAGAAGGAAGCGGTTTAGAGGAAGCAATATTCCAGCTTGGAAACTCTTCCTACGCCCTGGAAGCTTTCCCTTTGTCCCTTTTTATTTTCCTTAAGAACATAGAAAATCCTCAGAGGGCATTCTTTGAAGCGGTGAATTCTTATGGTAAGTTTGGTGGAGATACGGACGCTATAGGTTATCTTGTTGGTGCCTACTTGGGTGCTTACTTTGGAATGTCTGCCTTTGATACAGAGCTTGTTGAAAAATTGGAAAAGGTAGATTATTATATTTCTCTATCTGAAAGGCTTTGGGAAATAACGATGGAAAACATCCCCAGGAGGCAGGACCATGTCCTATAG
- the htpX gene encoding zinc metalloprotease HtpX has translation MGYMIRSVLLLGVLTGLFLFVGNLIGGKTGMTIALILAGIMNFIAYWFSDKIVLAMYGAREITEEEAPWLHRMVEELAQRANIPKPKIYLVPMEQPNAFATGRGPGHSAVAVTAGILQLLDRDELRGVLAHEIGHIKNRDVLVATMAATIAGAISYLVNMLQWALIFGHSRDEENKNPLSLIGSIALIVLTPIIATIIQMAISRSREYLADETGAKISGDPLALARALEKIHNYVYQIPAEVNQGTAHLFIENPLKGGGIWELFSTHPSTEKRIERLKELARKMGRLY, from the coding sequence ATGGGATACATGATTAGAAGCGTGCTGTTGCTTGGTGTTCTGACGGGTCTTTTCCTCTTTGTAGGGAATTTGATAGGTGGTAAAACGGGTATGACCATTGCCCTGATACTGGCGGGTATTATGAACTTTATAGCCTACTGGTTCTCAGACAAGATTGTGCTGGCAATGTATGGCGCGCGGGAAATAACGGAAGAAGAGGCTCCTTGGCTACATCGGATGGTGGAAGAGCTTGCCCAAAGGGCAAACATACCAAAGCCCAAAATATACCTTGTTCCCATGGAACAGCCCAACGCCTTTGCTACCGGTAGGGGTCCCGGCCACTCTGCGGTGGCAGTGACTGCGGGCATCCTCCAGCTCCTTGATAGGGATGAACTAAGAGGAGTTTTGGCGCACGAAATAGGACATATAAAAAACCGGGATGTGCTGGTGGCAACCATGGCGGCAACCATTGCGGGAGCCATATCCTACCTCGTTAATATGCTCCAGTGGGCGCTTATCTTTGGACACTCAAGGGATGAAGAAAACAAGAACCCACTTTCCCTAATAGGAAGCATAGCCCTCATCGTACTCACACCCATAATAGCTACGATCATTCAGATGGCGATCTCTCGTTCAAGGGAGTATTTGGCGGATGAAACCGGGGCTAAAATCAGTGGAGACCCATTAGCATTGGCTAGGGCTCTGGAAAAAATACACAACTATGTGTATCAAATTCCCGCAGAGGTCAATCAAGGTACTGCCCATCTCTTTATTGAAAACCCTCTCAAGGGCGGAGGAATTTGGGAGCTCTTTTCCACCCACCCATCCACCGAAAAAAGGATAGAGAGATTGAAGGAGCTTGCAAGAAAAATGGGTAGGCTCTACTAA
- the smpB gene encoding SsrA-binding protein SmpB: MKKTEEFTVAFNKEAKAEYEIIETYEAGIVLEGSEVKALRNKQTVSFKDSFVRIENGEAWLYNLYIAPYRYATLKPPDPLRKRKLLLHKREILRLLGKVQQKGFTIIPLRVYFKNGKVKVEIALAKGKKIHDRREELRERDIKRQMERDLKNWR; the protein is encoded by the coding sequence TTGAAGAAGACTGAAGAATTTACAGTAGCTTTCAATAAAGAGGCAAAGGCAGAGTATGAGATCATTGAAACCTACGAGGCGGGCATAGTGCTTGAGGGCTCCGAAGTTAAAGCCCTCAGAAACAAACAAACTGTTTCTTTTAAGGACAGCTTTGTGCGTATAGAAAACGGAGAGGCTTGGCTCTATAACCTCTACATAGCCCCATACAGGTATGCCACACTGAAGCCACCCGACCCCCTCAGAAAGAGAAAATTGCTCTTGCACAAAAGGGAGATCCTCAGGCTCTTGGGCAAGGTCCAGCAGAAAGGATTTACCATAATCCCCCTCAGAGTTTACTTCAAAAACGGAAAGGTAAAGGTAGAAATTGCTTTGGCAAAGGGTAAAAAAATCCACGACCGCCGGGAGGAACTCAGAGAGAGGGACATAAAGAGGCAGATGGAAAGGGACTTGAAAAACTGGCGGTAA
- a CDS encoding AI-2E family transporter — MEREKFFKYSVLTSTIGLLMVVLYILLPFITPILWALIFSFVLYPVHQKLKKLLPGATLSALILTLLTLLVIVIPFGVLGAIILNQAIELSVYLLNFIQNHTYQQYLSYLEALLKKFLRQEQVEVFLNYIKSEEFRSLVVGMLKGTSQQLLQLSTNLFTFALSFLFKSFIFLLTLFFILRDGEKFASFIERFIPMHEEDVREIFGTVYKTVLATAYGSVVVGFVQGLLGAIGYAIAGIKYYPLFGLATFFASFVPPFGAGAVWAPLVAYLFITQSIKSAIFLLIWGMFIISTVDNIIRPLIMKIGVQMPYIVLFFSILGGIIAFGFVGIFLGPIIFTTLFSLFVIYERRILK; from the coding sequence ATGGAAAGGGAGAAGTTTTTTAAGTACTCCGTTCTGACTAGCACCATTGGGCTTTTGATGGTAGTTTTGTATATACTCTTGCCTTTTATTACACCCATCCTCTGGGCTCTGATTTTCTCCTTTGTGCTCTATCCAGTTCATCAAAAACTAAAAAAGCTCCTCCCAGGGGCAACTCTTTCCGCTTTAATTCTCACTCTGCTTACCTTGCTCGTTATAGTGATACCCTTCGGAGTTTTGGGTGCCATAATCCTAAACCAAGCCATAGAGCTCTCTGTCTATCTTTTGAACTTTATTCAAAATCATACCTACCAGCAGTATCTGAGCTATTTGGAAGCCCTGTTGAAAAAATTCCTCCGCCAAGAGCAGGTGGAGGTCTTTTTGAACTATATAAAATCCGAAGAGTTTAGGTCTTTGGTGGTGGGAATGCTCAAGGGCACAAGCCAACAGCTACTTCAACTTTCCACAAACCTATTCACCTTTGCCCTCTCCTTTCTCTTTAAAAGCTTTATCTTCTTGCTTACCCTCTTTTTTATTTTGAGGGATGGCGAAAAGTTCGCAAGCTTTATTGAAAGATTTATACCTATGCACGAGGAGGATGTTAGGGAAATTTTTGGCACCGTCTATAAAACTGTTCTGGCTACTGCCTACGGTTCAGTGGTTGTAGGCTTTGTTCAAGGATTGCTCGGCGCTATTGGTTATGCTATAGCGGGCATTAAATACTATCCTCTTTTTGGTCTTGCCACCTTTTTTGCTTCTTTTGTCCCACCCTTTGGTGCAGGTGCGGTTTGGGCACCGCTGGTGGCTTATCTGTTTATCACCCAGAGCATAAAGTCTGCCATTTTTTTACTGATCTGGGGAATGTTCATAATTTCCACCGTTGACAACATCATCCGCCCTCTCATTATGAAAATTGGCGTGCAAATGCCATACATTGTGCTGTTCTTTTCCATCTTGGGAGGGATCATCGCCTTTGGCTTTGTGGGGATATTCCTGGGACCTATAATCTTTACTACGCTGTTTAGCCTTTTTGTGATTTACGAGAGAAGAATTTTGAAGTAA